A section of the Ammospiza caudacuta isolate bAmmCau1 chromosome 28, bAmmCau1.pri, whole genome shotgun sequence genome encodes:
- the LOC131568872 gene encoding collagen alpha-1(I) chain-like, which produces MGGGGAFGRVLSQQTAYPGSGQGTRDAPALPGQGHHSRCPHGRAVSPGRNRSLLVAAAGTTRSVRGSPVPRARAGPGADPGPRRDIGDSAGDTGGVAGQRGTAHPAEMQRDIGVPTLRTPNPAVPPAVPKPTGCPQAHRSPPDLRCPRGSLRPAVPPTHGRHGGAHPQRVPPSRLPSLELLLHPQPEPPGPSQHPPPSRRRGVPGAPGCPAGVPGAPGCPAGVPGAAAGARRRGRLRVPSSLPTTKEFCKPRCRHISQRCRCHRPHRRHRAPHSCSPRSPAASPARIRLGSRHGAAGAGVGVAVTVPIPAPSADPSRSCRSRAGVTVPTAGPQRGRCRCPCRCPCRCPCRCRTYLLRAQGAPGLIAAGGAEQPRRHRGLKAALGAGGSGPGPPGGGRAGPGRANRGWRRAGPSPPVPPVPPPAPARSGGEPAPAPRCPAQGEGRPRMRRPPKPGPAPPNRGRPLPMERGRPLRPAQRGRGWGVPTGRGGSKRALGEMGGRGRGGALMGVGSRRGCVPALPAHRAPLFPSFMRLQLAGPARGGIDGLIPHSLRAQPVPRVTHPKKLHHSCSQPDPGPREGPGASRGPKGDSGGAVFGDTSDDRAKPGGWRGREPPEPLRFGAAAPRGPGAPPGTERPRSAARCPRTAAGGSGGPRAEPPEPLVIPLSSAGG; this is translated from the exons ATGGGCGGCGGGGGCGCCTTTGGCCGG GTGCTGAGCCAGCAAACAGCTTATCCTGGGTCAGGACAAGGGACACGGGACGCGccagccctgccgggccagggCCACCACTCGCGGTGTCCCCACGGGCGGGCAGTGTCACCGGGGCGGAATCGCTCCCTGCTCGTCGCC GCCGCCGGGACCACCCGGTCAGTGCGGGGGTCTCCTGTGCCCCGAgcccgggctgggccgggggcGGATCCGGGACCCCGCcgggacattggggacagcgctggggaCACGGGAGGGGTGGCCGGACAGAGGGGCACTGCCCACCCAGCCGAGATGCAGCGGGACATTGGCGTCCCCACCCTGCGGACCCCCAACCCGGCGGTGCCACCGGCTGTCCCCAAGCCCACGGGCTGTCCCCAAGCCCACCGCAGCCCCCCTGACCTCCGATGCCCCCGCGGGTCACTCCGGCCCGCGGTGCCACCAACGCACGGGCGACATGGCGGTGCACACCCCCAGCGTGTTCCCCCCTCACGGCtgccatccctggagctgctcctgcacccccAACCCGAGCCCCCCGGACCCTCCCAGCACCCACCTCCCTCCCGGCGCCGCGGGGTCCCGGGGGCCCCGGGCTGTCCTGCCGGTGTCCCGGGGGCCCCGGGCTGTCCTGCCGGTGTccccggggccgcggcgggagcccggcggcggggccggctcCGCGTCCCCTCCTCTCTGCCCACAACAAAGGAATTCTGCAAACCTCGCTGCCGTCACATCTCACAG CGCTGCCGGTGTCACCGTCCCCACCGCCGCCACCGGGCCCCGCATTCCTGcagcccccgcagccccgccgcgTCCCCAGCCCGGATCCGGCTCGGATCCCGCCATGGCGCTGCCGGTGCCGGTGTCGGTGTCGCTGTCACCGTCCCCATCCCCGCCCCCAGCGCGGATCCGTCCCGCTCCTGCCGTAGCCGTGCCGGTGTCACCGTGCCCACGGCCGGCCCGCAGCGggggcggtgccggtgcccgtGCCGGTGCCCGTGCCGGTGCCCGTGCCGGTGCCGCACGTACCTGCTCCGTGCTCAGGGCGCGCCGGGACTCATCGCCGCCGGTGGAGCCGAGCAGCCCCGCCGGCACCGGGGGTTAAAAGCGGCGCTCGGAGCGGGGGGCAGCGGGCCGGGCCCCCCCGGAGggggccgagccgggccgggccgggccaaTCGCGGCtggcggcgggccgggccctccccgccggtgccgccggtgccgccgcccGCACCTGCCCGCAGCGGCGGAGAACCCGCGCCCGCTCCGCGCTGCCCGGCGCAGGGCGAGGGGCGGCCGCGCATGCGCCGCCCCCCCAAACCCGGGCCGGCCCCCCCAAACCGGGGCCGCCCCCTCCCCATGGAGCGGGGCCGCCCCCTGCGCCCCGCGCAGCGCGGAAGGGGCTGGGGGGTCCCTACAGGGAGGGGGGGCTCTAAGAGGGCGCTGGGAGAGATGGGGGGCCGCGGAAGAGGGGGGGCTCTGATGGGGGTGGGGTCCCGAAGGGGATGTG TCCCGGCGTTGCCGGcgcacagagctcctctgttCCCCTCCTTTATGCGGCTGCAgctggcgggcccggcccgTGGAG GGATCGATGGGCTCATCCCGCATTCCCTCCGGGCCCAGCCCGTCCCCCGCGTCACCCACCCCAAAAAGCTCCACcacagctgctcacagcccGACCCCGGCCCTCGAGAGGGCCCCGGAGCCTCTCGGGGACCCAAAG ggGACAGCGGAGGGGCCGTGTTTGGTGACACGAGTGAC GACAGAGCCAAACCGGGCGGGTGGCGCGGCCGGGAGCCTCCCGAGCCGCTCCGCTTCGGGGCGGCGGCACCGCGGGGTCCCGGAGCCCCGCCGGGCACAGAGCGGCCCCGGAGCGCGGCCCGGTGTCCCCGCACGGCcgcggggggctcggggggaccCCGCGCCGAGCCCCCGGAGCCGCTTGTTATTCCGCTCAGCTCCGCCGGCGGCTAA